A portion of the Primulina eburnea isolate SZY01 unplaced genomic scaffold, ASM2296580v1 ctg429_ERROPOS400000, whole genome shotgun sequence genome contains these proteins:
- the LOC140821126 gene encoding uncharacterized protein, with amino-acid sequence MHQFVQFCQQNQQRPHDQAQEHHLEANDRALERFLRFKPPKFEGKPDACQAESWLSKINKIFSILKYPEEQKVNFSTYLFEEAAHNWWRTVEHRWTKNHTPKTWENFLQEFKGKYITQVILNTREREFMDLVQGDMTVAQYEAEFHRLIHYAPHYMEDEVRKMKKFVQGLKLDIRWATLSTEVTSYVSAVNQALRVEEDIKTLLKKEEEEKKIGKSNLFEDNQKRKFEKRTQPVKQGEAVKGKVPRNNNKKCGYCGLPNHEEEKCWRKGGKCLICGSEQHRIQDCPKRTQKTQPTTKPKIPARAYALLGNQEEEVDPTAVVEGTVTILSSSAKTLFDPGATHSFISKVFAHKLPLLFEQLPYSFEICSPLGSMMITDIVYRNCSLNFQEKEYLADLIELPIKSYDIILGMDWLFRHQAQLNCYTKEVYLQTSHPIISKANHTMGIISTTEARAILKDNGQGFLAYLINKPKDQLKISEISVVQEFPEVFPEEINTLPPQRDVEFSIDLIPGAQPRSKTPYRMAPSELKELKLQLQELMDKKYVRPSTSPWGAPLTRKDNPFLWNDECEKSFCKLKEMLTSAPILALPEGTEGFVVYTDASKEGFGCVLMQNDKVIAYASRKLKNHELNYPTHDLELGAIVFALAKWRHYLYGKANVVADALSRRISMACLGMKEEREWVHIHSRGHLAGLRIEPEFRTRIKQNQELDQEVSKLRADTNFITNSQGILCYHDRICVPSSMKKGNNGKITSVSDQHSSRRI; translated from the exons atgcaTCAATTTGTGCAGTTTTGTCAGCAAAATCAACAACGACCTCATGATCAAGCTCAAGAACATCACCTTGAGGCGAATGATAGAGctcttgagagatttttgagattcaAACCGCCAAAGTTTGAAGGAAAACCAGATGCTTGTCAAGCAGAATCTTGGCTaagcaaaatcaacaaaatattcTCTATTCTCAAATATCCTGAAGAACAAAAGGTGAATTTTTCCACTTACTTATTTGAAGAAGCAGCTCATAACTGGTGGCGTACAGTGGAACATAGGTGGACAAAGAATCACACCCCAAAGACGTGGGAAAATTTTCTGCAAGAGTTCAAAGGTAAATATATAACTCAAGTTATATTGAATACCCGAGAACGTGAATTTATGGATTTAGTCCAAGGTGACATGACTGTAGCTCAATATGAGGCGGAATTCCACCGTCTTATACATTATGCACCACACTACATGGAAGATGAGGTAAGGAAAATGAAAAAATTTGTTCAAGGGTTAAAGCTCGATATTCGTTGGGCAACACTGTCCACAGAAGTTACCAGTTATGTTTCTGCTGTTAATCAAGCCCTACGAGTGGAAGAAGACATCAAGACACTTCTTAAAAAAgaggaagaagaaaagaaaattggGAAGTCCAACCTTTTTGAGGATAACCagaaaagaaaatttgaaaagagAACACAACCAGTCAAGCAAGGAGAAGCTGTTAAAggaaaagttccaagaaacAACAATAAAAAGTGTGGATATTGTGGATTACCAAATCATGAAGAAGAAAAGTGCTGGAGAAAAGGTGGGAAATGTCTTATTTGCGGAAGTGAGCAACACCGTATTCAAGATTGTCCAAAAAGAACGCAAAAGACTCAACCCACAACAAAGCCAAAGATACCTGCTCGAGCCTATGCCCTCTTAGGAAACCAAGAGGAGGAAGTTGACCCCACTGCAGTCGTAGAAGGTACTGTTACCATATTATCCAGTTCTGCAAAAACTTTATTTGATCCTggagctactcattcttttatctcAAAAGTTTTTGCACATAAATTACCACTGTTATTTGAACAGCTACCATATAGCTTCGAAATTTGCTCACCTTTAGGGTCAATGATGATTACTGACATCGTTTACAGAAACTGTTCTTTAAACttccaagaaaaagaatatcTAGCAGATTTGATTGAATTACCTATCAAGAGCTATGATAttattcttggaatggattggttatttAGACACCAAGCCCAACTCAATTGCTACACAAAAGAAGTTTATCTTCAAACTTCTCATCCAATCATTTCCAAAGCTAACCATACCATGGGAATAATATCAACAACAGAAGCTAGGGCTATATTAAAAGACAACGGACAAGGATTTCTagcttatttgataaataagccAAAAGATCAACTCAAGATCTCAGAAATCTCAGTCgtacaagaattcccagaggtTTTTCCTGAAGAGATCAATACTTTACCTCCTCAAAGAGACGTAGAGTTTTCCATTGATCTAATACCTGGAGCACAACCCAGATCAAAAACTCCATATCGAATGGCACCTTCAGAGTTAAAAGAATTAAAACTTCAATTACAAGAGCTCATGGACAAGAAGTACGTCCGGCCTAGTACATCTCCATGGGGTGCTCCT CTAACTCGCAAAGACAACCCTTTCTTGTGGAATGATGAGTGTGAGAAAAGTTTTTGCAAATTAAAAGAAatgctgaccagtgcacctatATTAGCATTACCAGAAGGAACAGAAGGATTTGTGGTTTACACAGATGCCTCAAAAGAAGGCTTTGGATGTGTATTAATGCAAAACGATAAAGTTATTGCATATGCATCTAGAAAATTAAAGAATCATGAGTTAaattatcccactcatgatctggaattaggagCAATAGTGTTTGCATTAGCAAAATGGAGACACTATTTGTACG gtaaagctaatgtagtggctgatgctttaagtagAAGGATTAGCATGGCTTGTTTGGGAATGAAAGAAGAAAGAGAATGGGTACACATCCATTCTCGTGGGCACTTGGCCGGATTGAGAATTGAACCTGAATTTCGTACCAGAATTAAGCAAAATCAAGAATTGGACCAAGAAGTTTCAAAACTCCGTGCTGATACCAATTTCATCACCAATTCACAAGGAATACTATGCTATCATGACCGTATTTGTGTGCCAAGCTCAATGAAAAAAGGAAATAATGGAAAAATCACATCAGTCTCGGATCAACATTCATCCAGGAGGATCTAA